A stretch of DNA from Phoenix dactylifera cultivar Barhee BC4 unplaced genomic scaffold, palm_55x_up_171113_PBpolish2nd_filt_p 000557F, whole genome shotgun sequence:
TTGGCACAGGCCTCGGGTTGACCCTAGAAAATTTGGCACAGTATTCGGATCGACCCCAACCAATTTCAACAGAAATTTGCTCTCTAGATTTCTTGTCAGAGCCAACTCCACCAAAGCTTGAGTCAACCCTAGCTATGCTCGAGTCGTTCCCATcaaaattcgagtcgaccccagcttgtatcaataaaaaattattctcTAGAATTCCTATCATAGCCGACTCCATCAAAGCTCAAGTCAACCCCAAGCCAACTCAAGTCGACCCGAGCTCGACAACGGCTAGTTCTGTAGATGTACTTTTTAAGgctccaacggctataaacggctagtttcttcaatccaacggctaGAAACTGatttttggaggttggagaagtatttaagagccacTATTCATCAAGGAAAAGCATCTTGGTAGGAATTTAAGTGAgcattcaagaaaaagagaCATTCAAGAGAGTTTCATTCATTGCTTCAGTTGAAATCCAAAAGAACGGTGTAGAGCAGaattcaagtgccttcaagagctCAACCAATTCATTAAAGAATGAAGCAATCTCtgcgaagaaaagaaaagagccttcaaagcgataacatttctcttttcttcttcttagtgcatatttgttttatttcctTATTAAGTAGCTTTATATTTTGATTCACTTATTtttcttgtaaggtttgttggcgaGCCTGTAAACCAACTGTATAGTTTTGTTGAtgagcctgtaaaaccaacaGTTAGgtttttgttggtgaacccgtaaaaccaactatgTGGGTTTTTGGATTATGAGCCCggtaaaacaatccaactgtaatccgaaaAGTTAtagtaaattttcaaaaaaacgcttgaggagtggacgtaggtgccttggagtgcaccgaaccactatacgagcttgtgtttgcattgtgcttTGCTTTATGCTACCGAATTTATTTCTTCATTACACTGTGtagttgctctagcttaattacTTAAAGTGAATTACTTGTGATTGCCTAAAGCTTAATTACTTTAGCTTCCACTGTATTTATACCTTTTACATAAATTAAATTGTGCACTTATTTATAAACTAATTTGAGGtcataaaatttagaaaatccaattcatcTTTCCTCTTGAGTTGTTACCTTGGGCAGTAATATTGCTCACGGATATTTATGCTATAGTCACTATAACCTGTGACAGGGTTATTTTCATAATCGACAAAATATCATAGTTCATATTCGGTACCAATTTTAATCTATTATCATAGTTCATAGTCATTTGTTGAATGCTAACTCCAGAGTGTCGATTTTTCCAACTTTAGGGATTatacatagctatctgagagcctttagaaaacttatatatttttcttaataGTATACAAAAATACTAAATGGCATGATcaaattcatatttcataataaagcaattttattaaaatattcatagtactattttttataataaagcaTATATTTTATAACACATATGTCGatccataattttaagaaaaatatgatatttcCATCGATAAATTTTATacagaaaaatatgataatttgaaaaataaataaggAGTGTAAAATCTACTTAGACCGTCAAAAGTTGCTAGGTAAATCttccaaaataaattttatacagaaaaaatataataatttgaaaaataaataaggAGTGTAAAATCTACTTAGACCATCAAAGGTTGCTAGGTAAATCTTCTAAActtattttccttttaaaattattaaaagaaaaattaatctcTATTAAATGACTTGAATGGAATTAAATTTATAAGAAATAGGGATGATTAGTCGGATGATGGCATTCGACAGTTTTGGATGAGTTAGGCCTAAGCAACTCAATCAATAAATTATATGACATTGACTTGATCAAGGCTAAAGTCGTCCAATAGAGTTCCCAATTGATGGGTTCTATAGACATTTGACAGGGCCAGGGTGATCGGCCCAGTAGGCATCTCGAGCATTAGAGCAGTTTAAGGCCTCTTTTCAGAAATCAACTCAGGTTCGTATATCAGGTTGATAGGACTTTATACTGGGATCTATAGGCCTtctagagagaaaaagagggagaagagagaaactagatatggagagagaaaataagagaagaGGGGAGTGttaggctctctctctcttcttctcgaaCAGTGGGGGTGTTCGGCTGTAGCAGCCACTCGTTGCCGGTGACCCCAATAATCGACGGCCCATGTGGTGTCGGCGGCGTGCCAAGCCCGGCGATGGTTGGCCGCAATGGGAGGAATAAAAAgacaaaacaagagaaaaaaaaggggaagcttGTCCGTGATCAATCAAGCGATTCACCGGCCAAATTTAAGATGGAGTCAGTGGCCTAAAGaccgaaaaagaaagagaaaaagcttACCTTGCCGTCGGCGAGCTCTCCCGATCAGATCGATAGCAAAAACTCTCTAGATTCACTACAGAACAACAAGAAATCCGTACCAATAATGGGAAATCTTCCAAGGTGGATGctaaaggagaggaagagaggtccatttataaataaaaatcagCTCAAAAATGTAAGATTCGATCATCTTCGATCTCCTCCTCCCCGCAGAatcagaggaagaagatgactcTTGTTCGGAGTCTGATTCTTTCTCTTCATGCGTACAAGCCATATGGGCCATTGCTCAACGGGCTTGCAGCCCAAATCATGTGTGGGCTGGTCACTGGATCGGGCCCTCACACTGCAGCAGCTCTAAATTTTGTTATATGTACACATCTGAACTCTCTCTCTTTAGGGATGACATCAGATCAAATATGTATGAAATCAgtacttaaaatatatatttacacAGAGAGATGCTTCAATATCTTGTATATCTTTTGGACTGTCAATGTATTTAGATGATACACATTTGCTTCTTTAAACAATTAAAATCTGGTTAAACACTGGAGGTACCAATGAAAAGTATGTGtgcaatcataattttaaaatgggAATTTTTGCTAGCTCAATCAACCAACCAATCTCATCCTCCTCAACACATCTCTTGCCGCGGACTTGCATGGCTTGTCttcccctcccctcctctctAACTCAACCGAAAATTGCTCATTGGAGCACTGGAGAGTTCTCTTGTATTGCTGATTTTTAACTAGCTTTGCTCTTTGACAATTTGCTATTCAACTTGCCTCCTAGCAATTCCTAAAGTTGTATTAGTCCCCCCTTCATGGCATATTTAAGAGGGAACTCTTGTGTGCGCATACTAAACAAACGCCCTACAGAATTACTCATCTTCACCCCATGGCCAAGAGGTTGCTGATGGCAGGTACTATGCCCTTCCACTCTTATAAAGCTGCCCCATCGAGTTGCGATTCTCTTGTCTTCCATATATCTTTCCTCCATGCTtttgggggggtttggggggctGGGGGGGTGAGGGTGAGACCATAAGAAAGGAGAAGGTTGTTATATAAATGGTGATAGAGCATAGCAAGACTTGCTCTTCTCTAATAGAATGGGTTATGAAACAAGGAGACCCAATGTCGTCCCCTAGTGTCTCTAGTGGGATGAGGATGGTAAAAGGAGGGAAGTGTGAAACGAGGATTGAGGAAGTGGTGCAATCGTTTATTGGAGGAGGGTTATTTCTCTTAGGTGATTTCTCCATTGTAATTGGAGAGTCGGAGGATTCAACAAATTAAATTTTAAGTCTAACAACTGTTAAATTCTATTGCAGATTTGCAGGTTTAGCTGGTTGCTATGCTGTAAATCCCAATTTGTCCCTACCCAACAATGGCTGCCTTTTAATATCTTAAGAAACATATTTAACTATAAAAACAAATCCTATCAAtatttgattaaaaaattattaaatgtGTTGTTAAGAATCTCCATGAAGATGTTTAAATACATTTGAAATGTTGTGCATTATATGATGAATAACTAAGCAAGAATTATTACATTTTAAACCTTTTATCTAAAAAGGGATTTTCACATTATCTTTTTGAAATACATTATCTTTATATGTTCTATTATACGTATATGATCATATATAACAAAAATGATAGAACAATTTAAGAATGTCCTCTTTTAAATGAGCTACTATTTAAGATGATCATAAATGGTGACTACTTAAAAGAATCTTCTCCATTTGTTCTGTTTGATATTACTATTAAAAATTAGtcatataattaaaataataaataactaTATCATTAAGGCAAAAAAGGATCACCTTTAGTATATGCTGATATTAAATCTATGACCAAGTATTTGTATTTATGGAGATATGTGGATAAAACATCCATAATCATGtgtgattaaaaattttgaaaaaccatgatgtatatatgtgtgtgtgtgtgtatctgGAATAAACACACAAaaagtagaaagaaagaaaaaaaaatagtacatATTTAAGCGGGTAAGGGTTTCAAATCTTTAAGTTGATTGTTATTTTGGTTTTTGGTTTTAAATAACatgaaaatgtgcaaaaataaagGCAATAAACATAATAATATTCTGATTAATGACATCAACAAAATACTACGAATTAGGATTTAAAATCCTCTTTTGGAAATGTTAATTTCATAATTACATTATAAATTTAACATGTGCAGAAAACCAAAATTAATGTTTCCGTTTATCTGGTGTTTATCAAACTGCTTCAGTTGTTTACATAGACGCAGGAATTGTTTACTTAAAGCAGCTTACTATTTATTAAAAACTTGATGAACAGAAAATTCTGGCTACTACCACAGGTTTATTAGTTGGTAACTAAACCAAAGCTGTGTTTACTGTAATTCATAATGTGTTTATTTATGACAGTTACTGCTTGCTGAAATTCTGGAGCAGAAAATAACTAGATTATATATATGAAGCAGTTGTTTACTGATGCAGACTAAGTATTTAAGGAAAGAAGCAGGTGTTTGCTCGTCATTATTTGTGTTTGTTACAAGTCCACATGTACTTATTCTGACATAAAATAATGTAAAGCGAATAGCAATTCTGAAAACCAGCAAGTTTTAAGGTTGGAGATCTGATAGATTTGGGTTCTAATGGTATCTAACTGCTTGATTTACATCCGAATATGAATCTGTTACATTCAAGAATTCCTAGTCATTAGGACTCTAAATAATTTCTGTTATTTCCTGTTTAAATCTTTCTGATTTCTAGATATTTATGTTAACTATTTTCTGATTTGTAGTTGAGTTGAATTAGTCAACTAGCTGTTAAGATTATTCCTATTTTGTTGGGAACTTCAGTTGTATTGTGGCCTCTTTAAAAGGGAAGAGAATAACAACAAACACGCTTATCTTTTCCCAGCACTTTGGTGTTTTCATTGGAGGTTCTGGTTCCCTCGAAGTAATCagagtattttatcttgttttcaTCTTTTGGGGTTTTCTTTACAATCCTTCAAAATAGGTAAAGGAAATCCCTCCTCAACCAGCCAGTACGTAccaaagtggtatcagagcctggctATGGATCAAAGAGTGGAGAAGCTAGAAAAGTCCTTGGAGTCACTTTCAATTGGACAGAGGGAAATCTTCAACCAAATGATGGAGATGTTTGGCAACCTTAGTGCTCGTATGGACCAGCTGGTGAGTCAATCCACAAATGAAGTTGCTGAGAATTCCATGCGAATTCATGAGGAGCATTACAATAGTGGTGGTGGCTTTCAACATAAGAATTCTATCAGTTTGTTCTTACCCAAAACAGTGAGGTTAGACTTTCCCCGCTTCAATAGAGCAGAAGACCCGACAAGTTGGGTGTGTAGAGCTGAACAATTCTTTCAAATTCATGAGATACCAAGTGCCGATCGTGTCTCTCTAACATCTTTTCATCTTGAAGGTGAGGCACAACTTTGGTACCAATTGCTTAAACAAGAGATGGGGGTTATCACTTGGGAACAGTTCAAAGAGGGACTTCATTCTAGGTATGGTCCTAATCAGTTCTTTGATTTCTTTGGAGAGCTCACTAAATTAAGGCAAACTGGTACGATAGCAGAATATCAAACTAGCTTTGAGAAGTTGCTTGCTAAAGCTGGGCCTATGCCACAAAATAGACAGGTGAGCTGCTTTGTTAGTGGCCTATGTGATGCGATTCGCACTGATGTGCAGGCTAACAGACCCACCACCTTGTCTTCAGCCATTGGGTTGGCTCGTTTATATGAAGCAAGAGATCTCTCCCGCCGAAAGGCCACTTCACTTGTTCCGAAGGGTGGTTCTCTTTCTCGCAATATAGTTGCGGCACCTTCATCCTCAATTCCCATGAAGAAGATGACTACTGAAGAGTTAAATGAGCGAAGGAGAAAAGGGCTTTGTTTCAGATGCAATGAAAAGTTTGGCCCCGGGCATCGCTGCAAGAAGTTGTTCCTGATTCAAGCATGTTTGGAAGATAGTGATGAAGATGTAGAAATGGAAACTGATAGCTGTGATGAGCACCCAGTTGAAACACCAGAAATTTCCTTGCATGCTGTTGGGGAATTACCCAAGTCATGACGCCtcagaggcgctcgaccgaagagcgccgaccagagaggcgctcgaccgaagagcgccgaccagagaggcgctcgaccgaagagcgccgaccagagaggcgctcgaccgaagagcgccaaccaggaaggcgctcgattagaaagcgccgaccaggagcaaccccgccacaggacacTCCGCTAAGCGACCTATTCGGCTCGGCACCTCTGctgagcccatgccttagccgaaTATCCAATCTCCGCTTAATCCTCCAACAGGTCTGACAACCAAGTACGTGACTCCGCTACAATCTGCCGCCATCCTTTAAGTCATCAAGGCACGGGATCTCCACAGGAACTCGGCATGACctgtcattaatgcatgagaccccctcaggtctccgatgcactcagtcattaaatgaacacggctcaagatgatctccggatcaccgaactatcaaagcgtatggctctccctgacagccggttcactcggtaattaatgcacttaccatctacgaactccaggcccaccacggccgacggttcaaccactccaacgggtCTGATCAATcgcgacaactccctgactccggtctgattcggccttattctccactacgccattaatgagccaaatcgtgCTCAATTATCACGAAAAAGGACAaatcccctgtcacctcccaggtaacaaaatacccttctataaaagagaacctggggggaaggaggagggggaCAAACACGAACACAAATACATACATAAagaacaaacattctcctcttttttccccacccacatattagccccctctgacttaagcatcggagggccggcgccggaaagcccggccaccggctttttctttttgcaggactctctctctctccaaggaggacgccaccaaccggcacaccgccgtccgccgattctcccaccggagctcctcccttCTCGGTTtgcggcagcccccgggtccaatttccagcaacagttggcgctagaggaagggcccgagtcgctgCCATAAAGCTAAGGagtaaaggggcttccaacacctctcgacgtcctccacctagtCCTGAACATTCTGTCCGAAACtcgccgcctccggccgagacaactcctcaagttcggccggagcagtttgatgccctggtgcaacaggtgcaagccttggctaccgctgtccaaggcttgcaacctaggggcatcccgacggcaccacttcctccggctccagttcaaccggagccccctataAGCGGGCTCCCCCTTCAAGgccaggactctcaagtccaggcctccctctggagagaacacCCAGTCAGAGGCCCtggaggctggccacaaccctcagaggctgagtcggttccagggcaacttgCACCCGAACGAACCGCCGCAGCggtcctccagaatgatgaactcgacaagaaggtcgagaagttggagcgccagatccaggcactccacggaaggaaatcaggacgtgatggtgacttcgagttcaccacaaagtcccccttctccccggagatcgaGGACGAACCAGTCCCACTGcggttcaaaatgccccaggtggagccttacaacggcagggctgaccccctcgaccacctggaaagctatcgggtcttaatggccctacaaggagcctcggaggccatgatgtgtaaggccttcccagcaacactccgaggaccggcccggctttggtttaccgggctaaAGCCGAGTACAgtctcctcttttgagcagctcggcagacaattcgctggcaattttgccgccagccagccccagcggtggacatcggactccctccttgatatcaaacaaa
This window harbors:
- the LOC120106523 gene encoding uncharacterized protein LOC120106523, which encodes MGVITWEQFKEGLHSRYGPNQFFDFFGELTKLRQTGTIAEYQTSFEKLLAKAGPMPQNRQVSCFVSGLCDAIRTDVQANRPTTLSSAIGLARLYEARDLSRRKATSLVPKGGSLSRNIVAAPSSSIPMKKMTTEELNERRRKGLCFRCNEKFGPGHRCKKLFLIQACLEDSDEDVEMETDSCDEHPVETPEISLHAIAGTRAHETMRVKGSLRHRAVIMLVDSGSTHNFVSERVAKAVGLQPNSSGQLAVMVASGERIASPGKCAHVPIKLQGVTIFIDFYLLPLEGYDVVLGA